Part of the bacterium genome, GTTGCCCGCCGTGCGGATCACGAACACCACCAGCGTCTGCGTGGCCAGAGACTCCACGAACCAGCCGGTGCGGAACAACGGCGCGTCGGCGGAGGCGCGGAACGCCCAGAGCAGGATCCCGAACGTGAGGAAGTCGAAGAGCGAGCTGATCGGGCCGATGATCGTCATGAAGTGGACGATGAAGCCGATCTGCCACCGCTTCGGCCGGCGCAGCAGGGCGGGATCGACGTTGTCGGCGGGAATGCCGGCCTGCGAGGCGTCGTAGAGGAAGTTGTTCAGCAGGATCTGCGTCGGCAGCATCGGCAGGAAGGGCAGGAAGAGCGACGCCGCCGCCATGCTGAACATGTTGCCGAAGTTCGAGCTCGTGCCCATGACGATGTACTTCATGATGTTGGCGAAGCAGCGGCGCCCCTCGACGACCCCGTCGTTCAGGACTTCGAGGTCCTTTTCCAGAAGGATGACCTTGGCCGCGTCCTTCGCCACCTCCACCCCGTTCACGACCGAGATGCCGACGTCCGCGGTGTGCAGCGACGGGGCGTCGTTGATGCCGTCGCCCAAGCAGCCGACGACGTGCCCGCGGGCCTTGAGGGCCGAGATGACCCGGTTCTTCTGCTCCGGCGAAACGCGCGCGAAGATGGCGCCGAGCTCCGCCTGGCAGGCCAGCGCGGCGTCGTCCATGGCGTCCACGTCGCCGCCGACGACGATCCGGTCGGCCGCCAGTCCGACGTCGTGCGCGATCTTCCGGGTCACGTACTGGTTGTCGCCGGTCATGATGACCACCGAGACGCCGTTCTTCTTCAGCGCCTCGAGCACGGCGAGGATCCCCTCCTTGGGCGGATCGAGAAAGGCCGCGAAACCGGCCAGCGTCATGTCGCGCTCGGCCGCCGTCGTGTAGGCCGCCCGCTCGTCCACTTTCGACACGGCGACCCCGAGCGTGCGGTAGCCTTCGGCGCTGAGCCGTCGGAACGTCGCCGCCGCCTGGGCGCGCAGGGCGTCGTCGAACGGCCGGGGAGCGCCGTCCACGTTCACGGTCCCGCAGATCGCGAGGACGCTCTCGACCTCGCCCTTGGCGACGAGGAGGCGATCGGCCCCGTGGCGCAGCACCACCGAGAGGCGCTTGCGCGCGAAGTCGAACGGGATCTCGTCCACCTTCTCGTACTCCGCGATGGGCGGCGGCGCGTGTTTGAGGACCGCCGCGTCCAAGGGGCTCGCGATGCCGGCCTCGAAGTGGCTGTTCAGGTAGACGAGCTGGAGCACGCTCGCGTCGTCCCGGCCTTGGATGTCCACGTGGCGGTCGAGCACGATCTCGCCTTCGGTGATCGTGCCCGTCTTGTCGCTGCAGAGGATGTCGATGCTGCCGAAGTCCTCGATCGCCGCCAGCTGCTTGACGAGGACCTTCTTCTTGGTCATCAGCCGCGCGCCGTGGGCCAGCGTGACCGTGATGATCATCGGCATCATCTCGGGCGCCATCCCCACGGCCAGCGCGACGGAGAACAGGAACGACTCCAGCAGCGGTCGATGGAGCACGATGTTGACGAGCAGGACGAAGAGCACGAGCAGCATGATCACCCGCGTGATCATCAGCCCGAAGTGGCGGATGCCGCGGCCGAACTCGGTCTCCGGCGGCCGCGCGGCCAAGCGCTCGGCGATCGCGCCGAGGGCGGTGTCCCGTCCGGTGCGCGCGACGACCGCGCGGGCCATTCCGGTCTGGACGGAGGTGCCGAGGAAGACGCTGTTGAGCGCGTCGCCGACCGCGTGCTTCCCCGCCGGGAGATCGGCCGCCGACTTGTCGACGGGCAGAGACTCGCCGGTGAGCGCCGACTCGCGCACGTGCAGGTCCTTCGCCTCCAGCAGCCGGGCGTCGGCGGGCGCCAGGTCCCCCGCGTTCAGCCGGACGACGTCGCCCGGGACCAGTTCGGCGATCGGCAGTTCCCGCTCTCGTCCGTCGCGCAGCACGGCGGCCGTCGTCGCCACCTGCCTGCGGATCTCCTCCACCGCGCGGCGGGCCTGAAACTCCATGAAGAAGTTCAGCAGGACGCTGAGGAGGACGATCGCGATGATGATCAGCCCGCCGACCGGGTCCCCCAGCGAAAGCGAGACCGCGCCGGCCGCGACGAGGATGACGACGAGCGGATTGGCGAAATAGCGGACGACGCTCAGCAGCTTCGCGAAGCGCCGCTCGCGGACGAGGCTGTTGGGACCATGGCGCCGCAGTCGCCGTTCCGCCTCGTCGGACGTCAAGCCCGCCGCGGTCGTCCCCAGCAGCTCGAGCAGTTCCTCGCGCGGCCGATCCCAGAAGTCGGCCAAGGGCGCCGCCGGGGATCTCATGCGCCCTCTTCCTCGTCGCAGGGACGCTTGCCCGACGCTCCGAGCGACGGCCTTGGCGATCGCGAAGACCGCGGGAGCCGCGACCGCGTCCGCCGCGGAAACGGCGAGCGCCGTCTTCGCGCGGGAGGCCACGACGCAAGGCCGAGCGGGACGGGCCCTCCGGCGGCGCAGAAACCGGAGATCGTCGTCGCGCCGGCCGAGGCGCGACGCGCATCGGGCTTGGCGAGGCCCGGCTCGAAATGCGGCATGACGTCGCCCCCCGCCGTCGGACGCTCTTGGGAGAAGTCCACGATCGGCGAGCCCGTCGCCGCGGTCAGCTCGTAGGCCTGAAGCACTCGCTGCGCCTCCCTTGCCGCCGCCCCCGGGTTCTCGCGGAGTTCGCGTTCCGCCCGAGCACCTTCGACCGCGTGGCGTTCGGCGTCGCTCGTGGCCGCCAAGGCCGATGGCGATCGGGCCGGCCGCGACGACGAGGCCTATCGAACGGACGGCGCCCGAGAGCCCAGCCGCCGACGGGCAGGGGATCATCACCCCGTCGGACATCCCGATCACGGCGCCGCGTCTGTTTCCGCAGGTCTTCGCGGCGTCGCCCTTGCGGCGGCGAATCTCCTTAGAAGACGCGCCGCCGCGAGACAAGCCTGAAAATCAGAACGACCAGCGCCACGACCAACAGGATGTGGATCAGGCCGCCCATCGTGTAGGAGGTGAGCATTCCCAGAAGCCACAGACCGACGAGAATGATCAAGATCGTCCAGAGCATTGCCGCCCTCCAGTTCCCCGGGCCTAGTCCGTCTTCTTGCCGACGATGAGCTCGTTGCGCACGTCCTTGACGCCCTTGGTGTCGCGGGCGATGCGCTCCCCGACGGTGAGGTCGTTCACGACCCCTTCCACGCCTTCCGTCCGCCACGCGACACGCCCGGCCTCGCGGCGGGCGTCTTCGGTGTCCACCACGCCGCTCAGGTAGACCACGCCGTCCCTGGTCTGAACATCCACTTGGCGCGCCTTCACCTTGTCGTTGGCTTCCAGCGACGCCTGGATCACGGACGTGATTCCTGAATCGACGTGCCGCGTGTGTTGCGGCACCATCGACGACGCGCACCCGACAAGCGCGACCAACCCGACACCGACCAGGCACATCGCCGCCGCGGGGAGTTTTCCCTTCATCGTCGATCCTCCTGTCCCGAAACCGTCCCGAACGCCGTTCATCGCCGCTTCCCGCCCTCGCGCGGGGCGGCCGGCGGCGGCTCCTGCGGCGCCGGCTTCGGCTCCGACGGCGGAGCGGGCTTCTCCCTCGACTTCAGCGGTCCCCCGTCCGGCGCGGCGCGAGGCGTCTTCGCGCGTCCTTCTCCGGGCGCGGGCTATTTCTTCTCCTCCGGCCGCTCGGTCGGTCGCGCCGCGGGCGGCGCCTGCCGCTCCCCGCGCGCGGGCGGCGCTTCGCGCTTGGCGGGCGCGGGGGCGGCGGTCTTCGGGACGGGCGCGGGGCCGGCTCCGCGGCGCGCCGACGGCGGCGGCGCGATGTCGCGCTCGATCTTCTTCGGCGGCCGGACTACGGCGCCGCTCCGCGGCTTCAGTTCCTTGGGGGCTTCGGGCGCGAGGGCGGAGACCGCCTTGACGCCGGCGGGCGCCCGAACGCCGGCCACGAACGGCTTGCCGACCGGGTCCTCGGTCGCGGCGGGCCTCGGCGCCGGCCGGCCGGTCCGCTCGATTTCCGCGGCCTTCTGGGCGAACGGCTGCGGCCGCGGCGGAGGCACGAGCCGCGCGGCCAAGGGCCGATCGGCGACCACGCGCGGGACCGCCTTGGGCCCCGCGTTCCGGCCCGGCGCCACGACGAGGCTCTCCCGCCGCGGGGCGACGCCGACGGCGGTGGAGCCGATCACGGGCGCCCGCGCGATCTCCGTCCGCGCGACGCGGATCGGGCGCACCGCGCCCGCCCCGAAGGCGTTGTAGTTCACGACCGTCACCGCGTTGTTCACGGCGATGTTCCTGTACCTTCCGGCCTCCCGCGGCGCCGATTGCCACGGGTAGTAGTAACGCTCGGAGGGGGCCAGCGGAACCCACCCGATCGCCGGCCCGCCGATCGACAGCGACGCGCCCCAGTTCCGTCCGCCGACGAAGGCGACCAGCGCCGGAGCGTAGACGGCCTCGATGCCCATCACGGCCGCGGGACCGCGATACCCTCGCCGCGGAGGCGGCACCCAGCCCCAGTAGTTTCCCGTCCACGCCCAACGGCCGTAGTGGTACGGCGCCCAGCCCCACGACTCGTCGGAGACCCACGTCCATCCGAAGGGATCCTGCCAGATCCAGCGGCCCGACTGATACGGCGCCCATCCTTCGGCCATTCTGGGCGTCCAGACGCGGCCGTACTCCGGGCTCTCGCGCCACGAGCCGTAGTCGTCGAGGTCTTCGTAGCCCACGACGTCGGCGTTGACGTATCGGGCGCTCGGCGATCTCTCGAAACGGGAATCGCGGCCGTCGCACCAACTCTGGAACGGCGTGCGGCCGGCGAGCGTTCCGTAGGCGTAGGTCGGCGGATCGGCGTCCTCGATCTCCAGACTCTCGCCCTCGCGGACGTCGAGCTGCTGTCCGCCGACCGCCAGCGACATCGCGCCCTGCACGACCTCGTACCGCACCGCGCGGTCCGCGAACTGCACTCGGTAGCGACCGGGCTCGAGGATCGTCGCGGCGGCGTTCGGCGTGTCGATCTCCACCGCGAAGCCTTGCGGGAACGACCGCGCGCGCAGGTCGAGGGCGCCGCTCCTAATCCCCAGCTGCGCGACGTCCCTCGTGTTGTTGACGAGATCGACGAGCGTTCCGCCGTCGAGGCGGACGACGACGCCGTTCCCCAGGTCCGCCTCCGCGCGTCCGCCGGCGGCGGCGAAGAGGGAATCGCCGGACACCAGCGGCGTGTTGACGCGCAGGCCGTTCCAGCCTTCGACGTCGCCGCGCTGGTAGGAGACCTCGCCGCCGACGTAGCCGACGCGCGCGACGCGCGCGTCGGAATCGTCCGCGAAGCCCGGGGACGGCAGGAAGAGCGTCCCCGCAAGCAGAGCAAGAACAACCGCGGCTCTCTTCATTTCGCTGCGCTCCCGAAGGCTCCGCCTCCAAGCAAGACGACGGCGCCCCCCGTCGTCTCGAACGTTCGATGACGGTACGCAGCGCCTCGCCGGCGCGCACTCTCTTTTGGGCGTCGCCGAGGCGACGGCGGCCCGGCGCCGTAGGACGCCCGCGACGCTACTTCGCGCGCACCGTCACCGTCGCCGCGTGCTCGCGGTGGTCGTCCGCCAAGGGAATCGTTCCGTCGTCCCGCTCGACGCCGTCGACGACCACGCGCGGCGCGCCGCTCGGCCCCTCGTCGCCGGCGCGGAGCTGCGAGACGACGATGTGGTAGACCGTTTCCCGATACCGGTAGTGGATCGTGAGCCCGGGCCAGTCCGCCGGCAGCAGCGGGGCGAGGTGAAGCAGCTCGCTCTCGAGCCGCAGACCCAGGAGCGATTCCACGAGGAGCCGGTACATCCAGCCGGCCGACCCGGTGTACCACGTCCAGCCGCCGCGCCCCGTGTGCGGCGCGAGCGCGTATACGTCGGCCGCCATGACGTACGGCTCGACCTTGTACGCGGCGACGGCCTCCGCCGACCTCGCGTGGTTCACCGGATTGATCATCGACGCGAGTTCCCACGCGCGCGCGGCGTCGCCCATGGCCGCGAAGGCCATGGCCGCCCAAATCGCCCCGTGGGTGTATTGCCCGCCGTTCTCCCGGACTCCCGGCACGTAGCCGCGGATGTAGCCGGGGTCGAGGTTCGACTTGTCGAAAGGCGGATCGAGAAGCTGGATCAGCCCGGGCCCGCGGCGCACGAGCCGCCCGTCAACCGCCGCCATCGCCGCCCGCGCGCGCGGGGGGTCCCCCGCCCCGGAGAGCACGGCCCAGCTCTGCGAAATCGAATCGATCTGGCACTCGACGCTTCCCGCCGAGCCGAGCGGCGTCCCGTCGTCGAAGTAGGCGCGGCGGTACCAGTCGCCGTCCCAGCCGCCGCGCTCGAGGCTCTCGGCCAGCCGCGCGCCCTCGTCCTCGCAGCGCTCGGCGAACGACGCGTCGCCCCTTGCGCGCGCCAGCGCGCCGAACTGCCGCAGCACCGCGCAGAGGAAGAAGCCGAGCCAGACGCTCTCGCCCTTGCCGCCCATCCCCACCAGATTCATGCCGTCGTTCCAGTCCCCGGAGCCGATCAGCGGCAGGCCGTGCTCGCCGAACCGCAGGCCGTGCAGGACGGCGCGCACGCAGTGGTCGTAGAGACTGGCCGCTTCGGCGGAGCGGCCGGGCAGGTCGTAGTAGGAATCCTCCTCCGGGTTGACCGGGCGCCCTTCCAAGAAGGGGGCGGGCACGTCCAGCACGCCGGTGTCGCCGGTGCCCGTCACGTAGCGGCACGCCGCCAACGGCAGCCAGAGGTAGTCGTCCGAACAATGCGTGCGGACGCCCCTGCCGGACGGCGGATGCCACCAGTGCTGGACGTCCCCTTCCGAAAACTGACGGCCCGCGCAGACGAGCAGATGTTCGCGCAGCCGCGCGGGCTCGGTGTGGATGAGCGCCATGGCGTCCTGCAGCTGGTCGCGGAAACCGAAGGCGCCGCCGGACTGGTAGTAGCCGCTGCGCCCCCACACGCGGCACGCCAGCGTCTGGTACACCAGCCAGCCGTTGGCGAGGACGTTGACGGCCGAATCGGGAGTCTCGACCTGCACCGCGCCGAGCGCGTGGTTCCACTGCCGCCAGACCGCCTCCAGCGCGCCGCGCGCGGCCAACGAGCCGCGGAAGCGCTGCACCAGCGCGGCGGCGTCCTCTTCGTTGCGCCCGGCGCCGAGCCGGAAGACGACCTCGCGTTCCTCGCCCTCGGCCAGTTCGACGTTCACTTGGATGGCGGCGCAGGGATCCAGCCCGACCCCCGTCTTGCCGGACAGGCGCGCGCGGCCCATCGCGGCCGGGTTTCCCATCGCGCCGTTGCGCCCGAGGAATTCGGTGCGGTCGGCGCTCACGAGGCGCGTCCCGTCGTCCACGTGGAGGAACGCGACGCGATCGGCGAACTCGGTGTTGTACGGGTTGCGCGCCAACAGCGCGCCGCTCCGCGGATCGACTTCGGTGCCCACGTGCATCGCGCACTTCGGCCGCAAATCCCCCAGCACCCACTCCACATAGCAGGTGGCGGAGATCCGCCGCGCCCGGCCCGACTCGTTGCGCAGCTTCAGCACGGAGAACTTGATCGGCGCGTCCGCCGCGACGTAAACCCACAGCTCGGAGCGAATGCCGCCGCGGGAGTGCTCGAAGACGCTGTAGCCGAAGCCGTGGCGGACGACGTAGGGCGCGGCCGCGACGACGGGCAGCGGCGTGGGCGACCAGACGTGGCCGGTCTCCTCGTCCCGCAGGTAGAGGGCCTCCCCGCCGGCGTCGCTCACCGGGTCGTTGCACCAGGGGGTGAGGCGGAACTCGTGCGCGTTCTCGCTCCAGGTGTAGGCGGCGCCGCTCTCCGAGACGACCGTCCCGAACGAGGGATTCGCGAGCACGTTCGCCCACGGCGCCGGCGTCGTCCGGCCGGGCGCGAGCTGGATGACGTATTCGCGCCCGTCGGGGGTGAATCCGCCCAACCCGTTGAAGAGGATCAGGTCTTGGCGCGGCGGCGCCTCGGCCGCGGCGGGATCCGGTCGATAGGTTCTGCTCGGCCTGAGCCGCGGCACGCGCGGCTCGACCGGGCCGCGGTGGTCGAGCTGCTCCGCCAGCGTTCCGCGGCCGTCCGTCACGACGACCCGCGCCGCCGACTGGAGCAGGATCCGGTCCTCGGTGGATATCTGCTCCGCCGCGCGCACGAAGATGCCGCCCGGACGATCGATCGCGTTCGCCTCGATGCCGGACGCGATCATCCCCATGATTTGGTCCTGCAACCGCTGCCGATAGCCGGCGTGGTCTTCGTTCCAGACCACCAAGTCAACCGCCAACCCCTTCAGGCGCCAGTAAGCGTGGGCCTGCACGAGTTGGCGCACGAGGTCGATGTTGGCCGCGTCCGCGATCTGCAGCAGCACGATCGGCAGGTCGCCGGAGATGGCGTAGCCCCACAGCCCGGACTGCCCGCGGCGATTCCGGAGCAGCACGGCGGCTTCGGCGCGCAGGGCGGCGTTGGCGTAGAGCACGGAGCCGGCCAGGCGCGCATAGAGTTCCGCGTCCGCCTCGCTGGCGTTGAGCTGCCACAGCACCACTTGGCTGTGGGTCCACGTCAGGTCGAAGACGCGGTCCGCGAGATGCCGATCCTGATACTTCTCGGCCAGGCCCAAGGCCGCCTCGCGGGTCTCCCCGACGCCGGAGACGATGTCGATGGTCGCCGACTGTTCCGGATCGAGCGCGAGGCGGCAGCGGACGGCGACGATCGGATCGAGCACCGGGCCGTCCGCGCCGGAGAGCGCCGCCGTCTCGGTCATCGCCAGCGGGGCGGCGGCCGTCCTCGCCCGGCCGAGGAACCGCAGGCGATCCGTCTCGTAGGACATCTCGCCGACGTCCGCGTCGTGCACGATCATCAGGTGAAGCATCCACGGCGGCTGCTCGCCGCGGGAGCGGGGACGGCGGCTGCAGAGGATCGCGCGCCGCTCCGGCATGATCTCGGTCTGCACGAAGAGATCGCTGAAGGCCGGGTGGAGCGCGTCCGCCGGCGCCGGCGCGATCACCACTTCGGCGTAGCTCGTCACGTCGATCTCCCGGCGCTGCCGCGAGCGATTGACGATGCGGACCCGGCGGAGCTCGATGTCGTCCTCCGGCGAGACGACGATGTCGGTGCGCGTCTCGAAGTCGCCGTCGCCGCCGTCGCAGACATCGCGGCGGCGGAATTCGGCGCGCCCCTCGGAGAAGATGACTTCGTAGCTTTCCGGCCGCGCGAGCGTCGGCTGGTGGGCGGCCGACCAGAACGCCCCGCTCGCCACGTCGCGGACGTAGCAGAACGTCCCCCAGTTGTCGCAGGTGCCGTCTTCGCGCCAGCGCGTGACCGCGAGGTCCTTGAAGCGGCTGTATCCGCCTCCCGCGTTCGTGACCATCACGTGGTAGCGGCCGTTCGACAACAACTGCACTTCCGGCGCCGGCGTGTCCGGCGTGCCGAACACGCGGATCGGCGTCTTCGCGGCGACCGGCGAGCGGACGTCGGACAGCTGGGCCGTCCGCGCGAAGAACGCCGTGGCCCTGGGAATCCGCTCCTGCAGCAGGAGCATGACCGCTTGGAACAGCCGGTCGGACTCGAACCGCCGCTGCATCGGACGCTCCAAGACGAAGTGCGCCAGCGCAAGCAGGCTCATGCCTTGGTGATGGGCCATGAACGACCGCACCGCGACCCGCGCCTGCCCGCGTCGCTGCCGCGCCGGCGTGTAGTCGATCGCCTCGAAGAGGCCGAACTTGCCGATGAACCCTTCGGCCGCGAGTCGTTGCAGATTTCGGCACGCCTCCTCGGGGGCCACCATCAGCGCCATCGCCGAGGCGTAGGGCGCGACGACCAGATCGTCGGCCAGGCCCCGCTTGAGACCAAGGCCCGGGACGCCGAAGGCGCGGTACTGGTAGTTGAGGTGCATGTCCACGGTGTTGTAGCCGGATTCCGACATGCCCCACGGGACGCCGCGCCGGCGTCCATACTCGATCTGCCGCGCCACCGCCGCCTTGCAGGTCTGGTCGAGCAGCGTGTTCTCGTAGGTCGGCATGACCAAGAGCGGCATCAGGTACTCGAACATCGAGCCGCTCCACGAGAGGAGGACCGGCTCGCCGCCGGCGCCGGCGAGCGGACGCCCCAAGGCGAACCAGCTCTCCTGGGGCAGCTGCCCCTGCGCGATGCCCACGAAACAGCACAGCCGCGCTTCGGAGGCCAGCAGGTCGTAGTAGCCGGCGTCCGCGCGGCGCTGATCCACGCTGTAGCCGATGGTCAGCAGATGGCGCGTCTTGTCGAAGAGGAAGTCGTACTCCATCTGCGCGAATTCGCCGGCCAGCGCCGCCAAACGTCCGATGGCCGCCATCCGCTCTTGGGCGCGGGCGCTCCCCTCCGCGACGCGGCGCTGCAGTTCGGCGAGCCACTCCCGCTGCGCCGGCGTCGTTTCCGCCTCGAGCCGACGCTGCAATCGGGGACGCCACGCCGCGTCGAGACCCGCCGCGTCGCGCAGGGTCGGGATTCCGTCGATTTCGGCGAACTCCTCCACCCCGACCGGCGCCGCCGGAAGCGAGAGCCACGGCGCGAGGAACGCCAGCTCGCCCAGCGCCTCGCGGCATTGCCGGGCGAGCGCCTCCGCCCATCGGTTCGCGTCGCTCTCGGGCGCGGCGCCCTCGGCGGCGGATCCGTCCGCGGCTTGGGCGACGAGTTGCGCGGCGAGGGCCGCCAGTCGCGCGAGCGACGACCGCGCCGCCGTCAGGGTGTCCGGACGGGCCGCGCGCACCGACTCGAGCTCGCTCCGGAACTCCGCCGTCGGCGCCGCCGCGGCGCCGCGCGCGGCGTCGACGAAGATCCGAAACGCATCGGCCAGTCCGTCGAACAGCCGCCCGTCCAGCACCCTGTCGTCGGGAAGCGCGAGCAGGCCCGCGCGCAGCGTCAGCAGGTGGCCGGCGAGGTTGCCGCTGTCCACGGTCGAGATGTAGAGCGGCGGCAGCGGACGCAGGGTGTGCGTGTCGTACCAGTTGTAGAAGTGTCCCCGGTGCCGCTCGAGCCCCTCCATCGTGCGCAGCGTGTTCGCCGTACGCTCGACGAGCTGTCCGGCGGTGACGTAGCCGAAGTCGTACGCGGACAGATTCGACAGCAGCGCCAAGCCGATGTTCGTCGGCGAGGTGCGGTGAGCGACCGAGGCGACGCGGTACTCCTGGTAGTTGTCGGGCGGAAGCCAATGGTCCTCCGCGCCGACGATGGTCTCGAAGAAGGCCCACGTCCGGCGCGCCAACGCGCGCAGGAAGAGCGTTTGGGCGCGCGTCAGCGCGGGTTTTCGGCGAACGAGCGGGCGGCTGATCCACCAGGCCGCGGCGGGCGAGGCGAACCACAGGAGCAGTATCGGCGCCGCCGCGGCCAAAGCGGCCGGCGTAGACGTCGCCACGTGGATCGCCGCCGCGACGGCGACGGCGGGCGCGATCCACATCGACCGCCAGCTCGCGGCGAGGCCGCCGCGGCCGTTCTCCGCCGACGCGCGATCCGTCTCGCTCGACGGATTCCATTCGAGCAGCCGCCGGCGCGTCGCCCACATCCGCCACGCCGTGCGCGCGATGGCCTCCGCGCTGAAGAACGCTTCGAACGGGAGGCACGCCAGTTCGAACGCCGCCTGCGCGAGGTGAAGCGACGCCGTGCGCGCGACCTCGGCGAGGTGCTGCCGCAACAGCACCTCCTTCCGCTTGCGCAGCAGGTCGAACGCCGACGCGCACAAGGAGGGGACGAACAGGACGGCGACGACCGCGACGGTCCACAGCCACGCCGACGAGAGGACCGTCCATCCCAGCAGCAAGACGAGCGTCAGCGCCGCCGGAACGAGGCTGCGCCGCAGGTTGTCGAACAGTTTCCAGAGCGACAGCCCCGAGAGCGGATTCCGCCGACTGCGGCGGCGTCCCCCCGGAACGCGCGGCAGCAGCCAGCCGGCAAGCTGCCAGTCGCCGCGAATCCAGCGCCGGCGCCGGCACACGTCCGCGCAGTAGCGAGGCGGATACTCCTCGTACACCTCGACGTCGCTCAGCAGACCCGCCCGCGCGTAGCACCCCTCGAGGAGGTCGTGGCTGAGGATCCGGTTCTCGGGGAAGCGCCCGTCGAGGGCGCGCTCGAACGCATCGACGTCGTAGATCCCCTTGCCGATGAACGAGCCTTCGCCGAAGACGTCCTGGTAGACGTCGGACACGGTGCGCGTGTAGGGGTCGATCCCCGGTTCTCCGCCGCACAGCCGCGCATAGCGCGAGCGGTTCGTCCCCGGAAGACTCGCCGCCACGCGCGGCTGCAGGATGCCGTAGCCCTCGACGACGCGCCGCTTCGCCTCGTCGTACCGCGGGCGATTCAGCGGATGCGCCATCGCCCCGACGAGCTGCCGCGCCGCGTCGCGCGGCAACTGCGTGTCCGTGTCCAAGGTGACCACGTACTTCACGTCGGACAGGATCGCGGCGTCGCCGACGACGAGCGAGAAGCCGCCCTCGGCGACGGCGCGCCCGCGGCCGCGGAGCAGCGCGTTCAAGGCCGCGAGCTTGCCGCGCTTGCGCTCGTAGCCCATCCAGATCCGTTCCTGCGGGTTCCAGAGCCGCGGACGATGGAAGAGGAAGAAGATGTCGCCCTCGGTCCGGCCCCCGTCCCCGGCGTACTTCTCGTTCAGCTCCTCGATCGTCGTCCGGGCCAGCCGCACCAGCGGCTCATCCTCGGGCAGCGACTCCTCGCCCGCGTCGCGCAGATCGGTCAGCAGCCCGAAGTGCAGGCACGCGTC contains:
- the mgtA gene encoding magnesium-translocating P-type ATPase: MRSPAAPLADFWDRPREELLELLGTTAAGLTSDEAERRLRRHGPNSLVRERRFAKLLSVVRYFANPLVVILVAAGAVSLSLGDPVGGLIIIAIVLLSVLLNFFMEFQARRAVEEIRRQVATTAAVLRDGRERELPIAELVPGDVVRLNAGDLAPADARLLEAKDLHVRESALTGESLPVDKSAADLPAGKHAVGDALNSVFLGTSVQTGMARAVVARTGRDTALGAIAERLAARPPETEFGRGIRHFGLMITRVIMLLVLFVLLVNIVLHRPLLESFLFSVALAVGMAPEMMPMIITVTLAHGARLMTKKKVLVKQLAAIEDFGSIDILCSDKTGTITEGEIVLDRHVDIQGRDDASVLQLVYLNSHFEAGIASPLDAAVLKHAPPPIAEYEKVDEIPFDFARKRLSVVLRHGADRLLVAKGEVESVLAICGTVNVDGAPRPFDDALRAQAAATFRRLSAEGYRTLGVAVSKVDERAAYTTAAERDMTLAGFAAFLDPPKEGILAVLEALKKNGVSVVIMTGDNQYVTRKIAHDVGLAADRIVVGGDVDAMDDAALACQAELGAIFARVSPEQKNRVISALKARGHVVGCLGDGINDAPSLHTADVGISVVNGVEVAKDAAKVILLEKDLEVLNDGVVEGRRCFANIMKYIVMGTSSNFGNMFSMAAASLFLPFLPMLPTQILLNNFLYDASQAGIPADNVDPALLRRPKRWQIGFIVHFMTIIGPISSLFDFLTFGILLWAFRASADAPLFRTGWFVESLATQTLVVFVIRTAGNPLKSRPGRPLLLGVLAVVAVAVALPYTPLGTLLRFVPPPLALVGAIAGLASAYLLSVQAVKTRFYRRHALL
- a CDS encoding lmo0937 family membrane protein; its protein translation is MLWTILIILVGLWLLGMLTSYTMGGLIHILLVVALVVLIFRLVSRRRVF
- a CDS encoding BON domain-containing protein, which produces MKGKLPAAAMCLVGVGLVALVGCASSMVPQHTRHVDSGITSVIQASLEANDKVKARQVDVQTRDGVVYLSGVVDTEDARREAGRVAWRTEGVEGVVNDLTVGERIARDTKGVKDVRNELIVGKKTD
- a CDS encoding FecR domain-containing protein translates to MKRAAVVLALLAGTLFLPSPGFADDSDARVARVGYVGGEVSYQRGDVEGWNGLRVNTPLVSGDSLFAAAGGRAEADLGNGVVVRLDGGTLVDLVNNTRDVAQLGIRSGALDLRARSFPQGFAVEIDTPNAAATILEPGRYRVQFADRAVRYEVVQGAMSLAVGGQQLDVREGESLEIEDADPPTYAYGTLAGRTPFQSWCDGRDSRFERSPSARYVNADVVGYEDLDDYGSWRESPEYGRVWTPRMAEGWAPYQSGRWIWQDPFGWTWVSDESWGWAPYHYGRWAWTGNYWGWVPPPRRGYRGPAAVMGIEAVYAPALVAFVGGRNWGASLSIGGPAIGWVPLAPSERYYYPWQSAPREAGRYRNIAVNNAVTVVNYNAFGAGAVRPIRVARTEIARAPVIGSTAVGVAPRRESLVVAPGRNAGPKAVPRVVADRPLAARLVPPPRPQPFAQKAAEIERTGRPAPRPAATEDPVGKPFVAGVRAPAGVKAVSALAPEAPKELKPRSGAVVRPPKKIERDIAPPPSARRGAGPAPVPKTAAPAPAKREAPPARGERQAPPAARPTERPEEKK